One Candidatus Paceibacterota bacterium genomic region harbors:
- a CDS encoding glycoside hydrolase family 3 protein — translation MENNPQPEENKEEMLEFLKRGEAKTMQRDLAKLREGEAEKEKTRVAALGEVKKEAPTEKPGVLLPREGAILPKEAAAEEAPQTLIPQTQKPSSSFKKILIRISAVVIILLLVGFFYWLFAVGKLPKGEIARPETEIVTEATPTEEVVEEPKIVIPVSLISTGSTETMEITNAAAIPQMFPQIMQKTYEDGYARILFQNTAENKIVGLNEFLGAFAVKIPEEVLAGLEDDFTLFIYSSKGVNRLGFITKTKGDISPLMISWELTMETDTETLFAALGKETKALASSFKNSSYQGKSFRFLTISKEDFGICYTLLDDYFVFATSFESMKKTFEAVDAVKLEKQIGQLFIVGFDGTTLTTELADFFKKYRPGGVLLLSKNIENEEQLKKLIGDLQILSLQETGLPLFVAVDQEGGTISRIDFLQEKTAQSEIESVDRAFQIGSTRGQELKELGINLNLAPLLDQVQEGDFLFERTFEKDALTSGNLAKSFVDGQKGAGILTAIKHFPGYSGIAFNPEESLAEISTLPVISQFKKAMQANPEFVMTANMVYTNLDTSLPFAFSSNAIQYLKNNLGSKVIIMTDDLAQTYLSDKFSLKDIVTKPIEAGVDVMIFSGWEIGAAEGLDAFADAFRNGEISKDKVEAAILKIINIKNSLM, via the coding sequence ATGGAAAACAATCCTCAGCCAGAAGAAAACAAAGAAGAAATGCTTGAGTTTTTAAAAAGGGGCGAGGCAAAAACAATGCAAAGAGACCTTGCCAAGCTGAGGGAGGGAGAAGCTGAAAAAGAAAAAACAAGAGTGGCTGCTTTGGGGGAAGTGAAAAAGGAAGCGCCAACAGAAAAACCAGGGGTTCTTTTGCCGAGAGAAGGCGCTATTCTACCGAAAGAAGCAGCTGCAGAAGAAGCTCCTCAAACCTTAATTCCCCAAACGCAAAAACCATCATCTTCTTTCAAAAAAATCCTGATCAGAATATCAGCTGTTGTTATTATTTTACTTCTTGTTGGTTTTTTCTACTGGCTTTTTGCTGTAGGCAAATTGCCCAAAGGAGAAATAGCCAGGCCGGAAACAGAAATTGTAACGGAAGCCACGCCGACCGAGGAAGTCGTCGAGGAACCAAAAATTGTCATTCCTGTTTCCTTGATTTCAACTGGCTCTACTGAAACCATGGAGATTACGAATGCAGCAGCCATCCCCCAGATGTTTCCCCAGATTATGCAAAAAACCTATGAGGATGGATATGCGAGGATTCTTTTCCAAAATACGGCAGAAAACAAAATTGTCGGTTTAAATGAATTTCTCGGAGCATTTGCGGTGAAAATTCCAGAAGAAGTTTTAGCCGGATTAGAAGATGACTTTACTTTATTTATCTACTCAAGCAAGGGAGTTAACCGCCTGGGCTTTATAACAAAAACAAAAGGAGATATTTCTCCTTTAATGATTTCTTGGGAATTGACAATGGAAACAGATACAGAAACCCTCTTTGCCGCTCTGGGCAAAGAAACTAAGGCCCTGGCTTCTTCTTTCAAAAACAGCTCTTACCAGGGAAAAAGCTTCAGATTTCTGACCATTTCCAAAGAAGATTTCGGAATCTGCTACACCCTGCTTGATGATTACTTTGTTTTTGCCACCTCTTTTGAAAGCATGAAAAAAACGTTTGAGGCAGTAGATGCGGTAAAACTGGAAAAACAAATCGGCCAGCTATTTATTGTCGGATTTGACGGAACCACTTTAACGACTGAACTGGCAGATTTCTTTAAAAAATACAGGCCAGGAGGCGTTCTTTTGCTGTCAAAAAACATTGAAAACGAGGAGCAGTTAAAAAAACTCATTGGCGATTTGCAAATTCTTTCTTTACAGGAAACCGGCCTGCCTCTTTTTGTCGCTGTTGACCAGGAGGGCGGCACTATTTCCAGGATAGACTTCCTCCAGGAAAAAACTGCTCAGTCGGAAATTGAATCAGTTGACCGGGCTTTTCAAATAGGTTCAACAAGAGGCCAAGAATTGAAAGAATTGGGAATAAATCTCAATCTGGCTCCGCTTTTGGACCAAGTCCAAGAAGGAGATTTTCTTTTTGAAAGAACCTTTGAAAAGGATGCGCTAACTTCAGGCAATTTGGCAAAATCTTTCGTTGACGGCCAGAAGGGTGCTGGCATTCTGACTGCTATAAAACACTTCCCTGGGTACTCCGGAATCGCTTTTAACCCCGAGGAGTCCTTAGCTGAAATAAGCACATTGCCTGTAATATCCCAATTTAAAAAAGCAATGCAGGCTAACCCAGAATTCGTCATGACTGCCAATATGGTATATACCAATCTGGACACTTCCTTACCTTTTGCCTTTTCTTCAAATGCCATCCAGTATTTAAAGAATAACTTGGGCTCAAAAGTAATAATTATGACAGACGATTTGGCGCAAACCTATCTTTCGGACAAATTCTCTTTAAAGGATATTGTGACAAAACCGATTGAAGCTGGCGTTGATGTCATGATTTTTTCCGGCTGGGAGATAGGCGCAGCAGAAGGCCTGGATGCTTTTGCTGATGCTTTCAGAAACGGAGAAATATCCAAAGATAAAGTGGAAGCAGCCATATTAAAGATTATTAATATTAAAAACAGCTTAATGTAA
- a CDS encoding TraR/DksA C4-type zinc finger protein: protein MDKKLLNQLKEKLEQEKKNIESQLEKFAKKDDKVKGDWDTRFPSFDGGESGSAALEKAADEVEEYSTLLPLEYNLENQLKDINLALDKITKGTYGKCENCKGEIDKERLKVYPAARLCMKCEGK, encoded by the coding sequence ATGGACAAAAAACTGCTGAATCAGTTAAAAGAAAAGTTAGAACAGGAAAAAAAGAACATTGAATCGCAATTGGAAAAATTCGCCAAGAAAGACGACAAGGTCAAGGGAGACTGGGATACACGCTTTCCCAGCTTTGACGGCGGCGAATCGGGCTCAGCCGCTCTGGAAAAAGCGGCAGACGAAGTGGAAGAATACAGCACGCTTTTGCCCTTGGAATACAATCTGGAAAACCAGCTAAAAGACATTAATCTGGCTTTAGATAAAATAACAAAAGGCACTTACGGAAAATGCGAAAACTGCAAAGGAGAAATAGATAAAGAAAGGCTGAAAGTTTATCCTGCAGCCAGGCTTTGCATGAAGTGCGAAGGAAAATAG
- a CDS encoding M23 family metallopeptidase produces MIDYLSSNKLFNIVCKKTKGSLKAPCLCMGIIALFLFVFVSFSPTLVLNSYAEKSDLCLVEENIQESNLFCAPIKSFSSESPEFVLIGNNSMIASTPPNTFSSQVLGALVTGYESEDVEKVITEYIVEEGDTLWSLAEKFDISMDTIFGANDLNKNSVVKPGQKLVILPVSGMVHHVKSGDTISSIAQTYKGKTDDIIAFNDLANENAVYVGDIIVVPNGTMPSVTIQKQQAPSSVPLASSYFICPHSACRITQWLHWYNAIDFGGKCGDPIRAVAAGTVLKVQMTSSTSRWAFGGAGSNLTILHPNGVVTMYGHLSASLVSPGEVVSQGQIVALMGGKPGTPGAGMSTGCHVHFGVTGAKNPFNR; encoded by the coding sequence ATGATTGACTATCTGAGTAGCAACAAGCTGTTTAATATCGTTTGCAAAAAAACCAAGGGCTCTCTAAAGGCTCCTTGTCTTTGTATGGGCATAATTGCTCTTTTTTTATTTGTTTTTGTCAGTTTCAGCCCTACTTTAGTTTTGAATTCTTATGCTGAGAAAAGCGATCTTTGTTTAGTTGAGGAAAACATTCAGGAAAGCAACTTATTTTGTGCTCCGATAAAAAGCTTTTCGTCAGAATCCCCGGAATTTGTTTTAATCGGGAACAACAGCATGATAGCTTCCACTCCTCCGAACACTTTCTCCTCCCAGGTTTTGGGAGCCCTGGTTACGGGCTATGAATCAGAAGACGTTGAAAAAGTGATTACTGAGTATATTGTTGAAGAGGGAGACACTTTATGGTCTTTAGCCGAGAAATTCGACATTTCCATGGATACCATTTTTGGGGCAAACGATTTGAATAAAAACTCAGTGGTAAAACCCGGCCAAAAACTGGTTATTCTGCCTGTTTCCGGTATGGTCCACCACGTAAAATCAGGAGATACCATATCCAGTATTGCCCAGACTTACAAGGGGAAAACAGATGATATTATCGCTTTTAACGACTTAGCTAATGAAAATGCTGTATATGTCGGTGATATTATTGTTGTGCCAAACGGCACCATGCCTTCTGTAACAATCCAAAAACAGCAGGCACCCAGCAGCGTTCCTTTGGCCAGCAGCTATTTCATCTGCCCTCACTCAGCTTGCCGTATTACCCAATGGCTTCACTGGTATAATGCAATTGATTTTGGCGGCAAGTGCGGAGATCCGATTAGAGCGGTTGCAGCTGGTACTGTTTTGAAAGTTCAGATGACAAGCTCTACTTCAAGATGGGCTTTTGGCGGAGCTGGCAGCAACTTAACAATATTGCACCCCAACGGAGTGGTGACAATGTACGGTCACCTTTCTGCTAGCTTGGTAAGCCCGGGAGAGGTTGTTTCCCAGGGCCAGATTGTTGCTCTAATGGGCGGTAAACCAGGAACGCCGGGAGCTGGAATGTCTACCGGATGCCACGTTCACTTTGGAGTAACCGGTGCCAAGAACCCTTTTAACAGATAA
- the rsmA gene encoding ribosomal RNA small subunit methyltransferase A: MDLSYKKNIKNLLKSKQVKPTKRLGQNFLVDSKIIKNIIKAADLNSKDFVLEIGPGLGVLTKELVQRAKKVIAVEKDKNMVKLLQENLKAKNLEIINKDILKFVPEFKNYKIVANLPFYLTSPAIRRFLEAIDNPPQQMVLVVQKEVGQRICASPPRMSILAVSVQAYAKAEILSYISKKSFWPEPKVDSAVIRITPCLSNYVYISPEKREVFFKIIKAGFCQPRKQLINNFSKSLKLDKEKVKKWLLKNKIQPSQRAETLDIKNWISLTETYFKGMTFIDLMT, from the coding sequence GTGGACCTGTCTTATAAGAAAAATATTAAAAATCTTCTGAAAAGCAAGCAAGTTAAGCCGACAAAGAGACTGGGACAGAACTTTTTAGTAGATAGCAAGATAATCAAAAATATCATTAAGGCAGCCGACTTGAATTCAAAAGATTTTGTTTTGGAAATCGGGCCTGGCTTGGGAGTTTTAACAAAAGAACTGGTTCAAAGGGCTAAAAAAGTAATTGCCGTAGAAAAAGACAAGAATATGGTCAAGTTGCTGCAAGAAAATTTGAAGGCTAAAAACTTAGAAATCATTAATAAAGACATTTTAAAGTTCGTTCCTGAATTTAAAAACTACAAAATAGTAGCTAATCTCCCTTTTTATCTGACTTCTCCAGCTATCCGTCGCTTTCTTGAGGCTATTGATAATCCTCCCCAACAAATGGTTTTAGTTGTTCAAAAAGAAGTAGGACAAAGAATCTGCGCCAGTCCTCCGAGAATGAGTATTTTAGCTGTTTCTGTTCAGGCTTACGCTAAAGCAGAGATCTTAAGCTATATTTCCAAGAAATCATTCTGGCCTGAACCGAAAGTTGATTCTGCTGTCATCAGAATTACTCCATGCCTTTCAAATTATGTCTATATTTCTCCTGAAAAAAGGGAAGTATTCTTTAAAATTATCAAAGCTGGATTCTGCCAGCCGAGGAAGCAATTGATAAACAACTTTTCTAAAAGCTTAAAGCTTGATAAAGAAAAAGTCAAGAAATGGCTCTTGAAAAATAAAATCCAACCTTCTCAAAGAGCTGAAACTCTTGATATAAAAAATTGGATAAGCTTAACTGAAACTTATTTTAAAGGAATGACTTTTATAGATTTAATGACTTGA